The Micromonospora sp. NBC_00421 genome contains a region encoding:
- the uvrA gene encoding excinuclease ABC subunit UvrA, whose amino-acid sequence MADRLIIRGAREHNLRDVSLDLPRDALIVFTGLSGSGKSSLAFDTIFAEGQRRYVESLSSYARQFLGQMDKPDVDFIEGLSPAVSIDQKSTSRNPRSTVGTITEVYDYLRLLFARIGEPHCPVCGERISKQSPQQIVDRVLAMAEGTRFMVLAPVVRGRKGEYVDLFAELQAKGYARARVDGVVHPLTEPPKLKKQEKHTIEVVIDRLSVKSSAKQRLTDSVEAALGLSDGLVLLDFVDLAENDPARERRYSEHLACPNDHPLAIEDLEPRVFSFNAPYGACPECTGLGTKKEVDPELVVPDPERTLREGALQPWATGHNLEYFLRLLEALGESQHFDVDTPWRALPARAQKTILHGSDDQVHVRYRNKFGRERSYYTGFEGVVQWIERRHTDTESEWSRDKYEGYMRDVPCAACGGTRLKPEVLAVTLAGKSIAEVCNLSVGEAAELLAGIELTDRQKMIAERVLKEINARLKFLLDVGLDYLSLDRAAGTLSGGEAQRIRLATQIGSGLVGVLYVLDEPSIGLHQRDNHRLIETLLRLRGLGNTLIVVEHDEDTIRVADWIVDIGPGAGEHGGRIVHSGSVPALLDNPESVTGAYLSGRREIPTPQSRRPQTPERELVVHGAREHNLRNLTVPFPLGQLIAVTGVSGSGKSTLVNDILYAVLANQINGARLVPGRHTRVSGLEHVDKVVGVDQSPIGRTPRSNPATYTGVWDHVRKLFAETTEAKVRGYGPGRFSFNVKGGRCEACSGDGTIKIEMNFLPDVYVPCEVCKGARYNRETLEVHYKGRTVSDVLEMPIEEAAEFFSAIPAIHRHLRTLNDVGLGYVRLGQPAPTLSGGEAQRVKLASELQKRSTGRTVYVLDEPTTGLHFEDIRKLLMVLEGLVDKGNTVITIEHNLDVIKTADWLIDMGPEGGHRGGMVLATGTPEEVAEVAESHTGQFLRPMLKLDGEPRGAKAAVTRAARANGTTPKARTRKVPAGAR is encoded by the coding sequence GTGGCCGACCGTCTGATCATCCGTGGCGCGCGCGAGCACAACCTGCGTGACGTCAGTCTCGACCTGCCCCGGGACGCGCTCATCGTCTTCACCGGGCTCTCCGGCTCCGGCAAGTCGAGCCTGGCCTTCGACACCATCTTCGCCGAGGGGCAGCGCCGCTACGTGGAGTCGCTGTCGTCGTACGCCAGGCAGTTCCTCGGCCAGATGGACAAGCCGGACGTCGACTTCATCGAGGGGCTGAGCCCAGCCGTCTCCATCGACCAGAAGTCGACCTCGCGCAACCCGCGCTCCACCGTCGGCACCATCACCGAGGTCTACGACTACCTGCGGCTGCTCTTCGCCCGCATCGGCGAACCGCACTGCCCGGTCTGCGGCGAGCGGATCTCCAAGCAGAGCCCGCAGCAGATCGTCGACCGGGTCCTGGCGATGGCCGAGGGGACCAGGTTCATGGTGCTCGCCCCGGTGGTCCGGGGCCGCAAGGGCGAGTACGTCGACCTCTTCGCCGAACTCCAGGCCAAGGGCTACGCCCGGGCCCGGGTCGACGGGGTGGTGCACCCGCTGACCGAGCCCCCGAAGCTCAAGAAGCAGGAGAAGCACACCATCGAGGTGGTGATCGACCGGCTCAGCGTCAAGTCGAGCGCCAAGCAGCGGCTCACCGACTCGGTGGAGGCCGCACTCGGCCTCTCCGACGGCCTGGTGCTGCTCGACTTCGTCGACCTGGCCGAGAACGACCCGGCCCGGGAGCGCCGCTACTCCGAGCATCTGGCCTGCCCGAACGACCACCCGTTGGCGATCGAGGACCTGGAACCCCGGGTCTTCTCGTTCAACGCGCCCTACGGGGCCTGCCCGGAGTGCACCGGCCTGGGCACCAAGAAGGAGGTCGACCCGGAGCTGGTCGTCCCCGACCCGGAGCGCACCCTGCGCGAGGGCGCGCTGCAACCCTGGGCCACCGGGCACAACCTGGAGTACTTCCTGCGGCTGCTGGAGGCGCTCGGCGAGAGCCAGCACTTCGACGTCGACACCCCGTGGCGGGCGCTGCCGGCGCGGGCGCAGAAGACGATCCTGCACGGCTCCGACGACCAGGTGCACGTGCGCTACCGCAACAAGTTCGGTCGGGAGCGGTCCTACTACACCGGCTTCGAGGGCGTGGTGCAGTGGATCGAGCGTCGGCACACCGACACCGAGAGCGAGTGGTCGCGGGACAAGTACGAGGGCTACATGCGCGACGTGCCCTGCGCGGCCTGCGGCGGCACCCGGCTCAAGCCCGAGGTGCTGGCGGTCACCCTGGCCGGCAAGAGCATCGCCGAGGTGTGCAACCTGTCGGTGGGTGAGGCGGCCGAGCTGCTCGCCGGCATCGAATTGACCGACCGGCAGAAGATGATCGCCGAGCGGGTGCTCAAGGAGATCAACGCCCGGCTGAAGTTCCTGCTCGACGTCGGCCTGGACTACCTCTCCCTGGACCGGGCGGCCGGCACCCTGTCCGGTGGCGAGGCGCAGCGCATCCGGCTGGCCACCCAGATCGGCTCCGGCCTGGTCGGCGTGCTCTACGTGCTCGACGAGCCGTCGATCGGCCTGCACCAGCGGGACAACCACCGGCTGATCGAGACCCTGCTGCGGCTGCGCGGCCTGGGCAACACGCTGATCGTGGTCGAGCACGACGAGGACACCATCCGGGTCGCCGACTGGATCGTCGACATCGGGCCCGGCGCGGGCGAGCACGGCGGCCGGATCGTGCACAGCGGGTCGGTGCCGGCGCTGCTCGACAACCCCGAGTCGGTGACCGGTGCGTACCTGTCGGGCCGGCGGGAGATCCCGACGCCGCAGAGCCGCCGGCCGCAGACGCCGGAGCGGGAGCTGGTGGTGCACGGGGCGCGTGAGCACAACCTGCGCAACCTGACCGTGCCGTTCCCGCTGGGCCAGCTGATCGCGGTCACCGGGGTCTCCGGCTCGGGCAAGTCGACCCTGGTCAACGACATCCTCTACGCGGTGCTGGCCAACCAGATCAACGGCGCCCGGCTGGTGCCGGGCCGGCACACCCGGGTCTCCGGGCTGGAGCACGTCGACAAGGTGGTGGGCGTCGACCAGTCGCCGATCGGCCGGACGCCGCGCTCCAACCCGGCCACCTACACCGGGGTCTGGGACCACGTCCGCAAGCTGTTCGCCGAGACCACCGAGGCGAAGGTCCGGGGGTACGGGCCGGGCCGGTTCTCGTTCAACGTCAAGGGTGGCCGCTGCGAGGCGTGCTCCGGCGACGGCACCATCAAGATCGAGATGAACTTCCTGCCGGACGTCTACGTCCCGTGCGAGGTCTGCAAGGGCGCCCGGTACAACCGGGAGACCCTGGAGGTGCACTACAAGGGCAGGACCGTCTCCGACGTGCTGGAGATGCCGATCGAGGAGGCGGCCGAGTTCTTCTCCGCCATCCCGGCCATCCACCGGCACCTGCGGACGCTCAACGACGTGGGCCTGGGCTACGTGCGGCTGGGCCAGCCGGCGCCGACGCTCTCCGGCGGCGAGGCACAGCGGGTCAAGCTCGCCTCCGAGCTGCAGAAGCGCTCCACCGGCCGGACGGTCTACGTGCTCGACGAGCCCACCACCGGCCTGCACTTCGAGGACATCCGCAAGCTGCTGATGGTGCTGGAGGGCCTGGTCGACAAGGGCAACACGGTGATCACCATCGAGCACAACCTCGACGTGATCAAGACGGCCGACTGGCTGATCGACATGGGTCCGGAGGGCGGTCACCGGGGCGGCATGGTGCTCGCCACCGGCACCCCGGAGGAGGTCGCCGAGGTCGCCGAGAGCCACACCGGCCAGTTCCTGCGGCCGATGCTCAAGCTCGACGGGGAGCCCCGGGGAGCGAAGGCGGCGGTCACCCGGGCGGCCAGG